One genomic segment of Kocuria rhizophila DC2201 includes these proteins:
- the aspS gene encoding aspartate--tRNA ligase → MHVLRTHELGALSAENIGETVTLAGWVGRRRDHGGVAFVDLRDASGVAQIVVRDEEQFHQLRNEYVLQVTGTVERRPEGNENPNLPSGEVEVMVDELTVLNTAAPLPFQIDEHVEVGEEARLKYRYLDLRRPEPARIMRLRSEVNRVARTLLHEQGFTEVETPTLTRSTPEGARDFLVPARLAPGSWYALPQSPQLFKQLLQVGGIEKYFQIARCYRDEDFRADRQPEFTQLDVEASFVEEDDVIALGEQIVKALWALIGVDITTPIPRMTYAQAMADYGSDKPDLRFDLKLTELTEYFKDTPFRVFQAPYVGAVVMPGGASQPRRQLDAWQEWAKQRGAKGLAYVLFKEDGEIAGPVAKNISEAEKAGLAEAVGAKPGDCVFFAAGAVKTSRALLGAARVEIGHRVGLIDENDWAFVWVVDAPLFEPASDAVESGDVAVGSGAWTAVHHAFTSPKPEFMDTFDTDPGSALAYAYDIVCNGNEIGGGSIRIHRRDVQDRVFRVMGLSEEDAREKFGFLLDAFQFGAPPHGGIAFGWDRVVALLAGTESIRDVIAFPKTGNGYDPLTAAPAPITAQQRKDAGVDAKPESRTQAAAASDAPEGASH, encoded by the coding sequence ATGCACGTGCTGCGAACACACGAGCTCGGCGCCCTGAGTGCCGAGAACATCGGAGAGACCGTCACGCTGGCCGGCTGGGTGGGGCGCCGCCGCGACCACGGCGGTGTGGCGTTCGTGGACCTGCGTGACGCCTCCGGCGTGGCGCAGATCGTGGTGCGGGACGAGGAGCAGTTCCACCAGCTGCGCAACGAGTACGTCCTGCAGGTCACCGGCACCGTGGAGCGGCGCCCCGAGGGCAACGAGAACCCCAACCTGCCCTCCGGCGAGGTCGAGGTCATGGTGGACGAGCTCACCGTGCTCAACACCGCCGCACCCCTGCCGTTCCAGATCGACGAGCACGTGGAGGTGGGCGAGGAGGCCCGCCTGAAGTACCGCTACCTGGACCTGCGCCGCCCCGAGCCCGCCCGCATCATGCGGCTGCGCTCCGAGGTCAACCGCGTGGCCCGCACCCTGCTGCACGAGCAGGGCTTCACCGAGGTGGAGACCCCCACCCTGACCCGCTCCACGCCGGAGGGCGCCCGTGACTTCCTGGTGCCCGCGCGCCTGGCCCCGGGATCCTGGTACGCGCTGCCGCAGTCCCCGCAGCTGTTCAAGCAGCTGCTGCAGGTGGGCGGGATCGAGAAGTACTTCCAGATCGCGCGCTGCTACCGGGACGAGGACTTCCGCGCGGACCGCCAGCCCGAATTCACCCAGCTGGACGTGGAGGCCTCCTTCGTGGAGGAGGACGACGTCATCGCCCTGGGCGAGCAGATCGTGAAGGCCCTCTGGGCGCTGATCGGCGTGGACATCACCACCCCCATCCCGCGCATGACCTACGCCCAGGCCATGGCGGACTACGGCTCCGACAAGCCGGACCTGCGCTTCGACCTGAAGCTCACGGAGCTCACCGAGTACTTCAAGGACACCCCGTTCCGGGTGTTCCAGGCCCCGTACGTGGGTGCCGTCGTCATGCCGGGCGGCGCGTCCCAGCCCCGACGCCAGCTGGACGCCTGGCAGGAGTGGGCCAAGCAGCGCGGCGCCAAGGGCCTCGCGTACGTGCTGTTCAAGGAGGACGGCGAGATCGCCGGGCCCGTGGCCAAGAACATCTCCGAGGCGGAGAAGGCCGGACTGGCCGAGGCCGTGGGTGCCAAGCCCGGCGACTGCGTGTTCTTCGCGGCCGGTGCAGTGAAGACCTCCCGCGCGCTGCTGGGTGCCGCCCGTGTGGAGATCGGCCACCGCGTGGGTCTGATCGACGAGAACGACTGGGCCTTCGTGTGGGTCGTGGACGCGCCCCTGTTCGAACCCGCCAGCGACGCCGTGGAGTCCGGTGACGTGGCCGTGGGCTCCGGTGCGTGGACGGCCGTGCACCACGCGTTCACGTCCCCCAAGCCCGAGTTCATGGACACCTTCGACACGGACCCCGGCTCCGCGCTGGCCTACGCGTACGACATCGTGTGCAACGGCAACGAGATCGGCGGCGGCTCCATCCGCATCCACCGCCGGGACGTGCAGGACCGCGTGTTCCGCGTCATGGGGCTCAGCGAGGAGGACGCCCGGGAGAAGTTCGGCTTCCTGCTGGACGCCTTCCAGTTCGGCGCACCCCCGCACGGCGGCATCGCCTTCGGCTGGGACCGGGTGGTCGCCCTGCTCGCGGGCACCGAGTCCATCCGCGACGTCATCGCGTTCCCCAAGACCGGCAACGGCTACGACCCCCTGACCGCCGCACCCGCACCCATCACGGCGCAGCAGCGCAAGGACGCCGGCGTGGACGCCAAGCCCGAGTCGCGCACCCAGGCCGCGGCCGCCTCCGACGCTCCGGAAGGAGCCTCGCACTGA
- the dtd gene encoding D-aminoacyl-tRNA deacylase, with protein MRIVLQVVSRASVTVAEETVGEIEGPGLLALVGLTHTDTPETVSRLAGKVAGLRILPGETSCADGPSPVLAVSQFTLYGDVRKGRRPSWSRAAPGQQSEPLFEAFVAALRERGIPVRTGRFGAHMEVSLVNDGPVTVLVDSDELDRPRRG; from the coding sequence ATGAGAATTGTGCTGCAAGTCGTGTCCCGCGCGTCCGTGACGGTGGCGGAGGAGACCGTGGGGGAGATCGAGGGGCCGGGTCTTCTGGCGCTCGTGGGGCTCACGCACACGGACACCCCCGAGACCGTGTCCAGGCTCGCCGGGAAGGTCGCGGGCCTGCGGATCCTGCCGGGGGAGACCTCGTGCGCGGACGGTCCGTCGCCCGTGCTCGCGGTCAGCCAGTTCACGCTCTACGGGGACGTGCGCAAGGGGCGGCGCCCGTCCTGGTCCCGGGCCGCGCCCGGTCAGCAGAGCGAGCCGCTGTTCGAGGCGTTCGTGGCGGCCCTGCGCGAGCGCGGGATCCCCGTGCGGACCGGACGTTTCGGTGCACACATGGAGGTCTCCCTGGTCAACGACGGACCCGTGACCGTGCTGGTGGACAGCGACGAGCTCGACCGGCCCCGGCGCGGCTGA
- a CDS encoding MIP/aquaporin family protein: MNEVTEVALSTVFMSEAFGTAVLVLLGCGVVANVVLPRTKGNGADWLLISFGWGFAVFAGVYVGHASGAHLNPAVTLGMLAGQEPQYAPGVAITAASTVVYLVAQMVGAFVGAVVCWLAYKKHFDAAGHDGVATLDVFATGPEIRSYGWNFVTEVIATFVLVYVILVFGETPSQLGPLAVGVLVVAIGMSLGGPTGYAINPARDLGPRLAHALLPIPGKLSSNWSYSWVPVLGPVVGGVLAGVAAHLIG, from the coding sequence GTGAATGAAGTGACCGAGGTGGCGCTGTCCACCGTGTTCATGTCGGAGGCCTTCGGCACGGCCGTGCTCGTGCTGCTGGGCTGCGGCGTGGTCGCCAACGTGGTGCTGCCGCGGACCAAGGGCAACGGCGCGGACTGGCTGCTCATCAGCTTCGGCTGGGGCTTCGCCGTGTTCGCCGGCGTGTACGTGGGCCACGCCTCGGGCGCGCACCTGAACCCGGCCGTGACCCTGGGCATGCTCGCGGGCCAGGAGCCCCAGTACGCCCCGGGCGTGGCCATCACCGCGGCGAGCACCGTGGTGTACCTCGTGGCGCAGATGGTCGGGGCGTTCGTGGGCGCCGTCGTGTGCTGGCTCGCGTACAAGAAGCACTTCGACGCCGCCGGGCACGACGGCGTGGCCACCCTCGACGTCTTCGCCACCGGGCCCGAGATCCGCAGCTACGGCTGGAACTTCGTCACCGAGGTCATCGCCACCTTCGTGCTGGTGTACGTGATCCTGGTCTTCGGCGAGACCCCCAGCCAGCTCGGCCCGCTCGCCGTGGGCGTGCTGGTGGTCGCGATCGGCATGAGCCTCGGCGGGCCCACGGGCTACGCCATCAACCCCGCGCGCGACCTCGGCCCCCGTCTGGCCCACGCGCTGCTGCCGATCCCCGGCAAGCTGAGCAGCAACTGGTCCTACAGCTGGGTCCCGGTCCTCGGACCCGTGGTGGGCGGTGTGCTCGCCGGCGTGGCGGCGCACCTCATCGGCTGA
- the glpK gene encoding glycerol kinase GlpK — MSEPQYVMAIDQGTTSTRAIVFDHSGHIKGVGQYEHEQIFPRAGWVEHDPQEIWRNTRRCVADALAETELTREDLAAVGITNQRETTVVWDRNTGEPVYNAIVWQDTRTQDIVDELARDGGEERFRELTGLPLASYFAGPKVKWILDNVEGAREKAEAGDLIFGTTDSWLVWNLTGGTHDGVHVTDVTNASRTLLMNIDTLDWNEDLCDTLGIPMSMLPEIRCSSEVYGKGRARGFLKQVPIAGILGDQQAAMFGQTCFEPGMGKNTYGTGSFLLMNVGETPVRSDHGLITTVCYQIEGEKPVYALEGSIAVTGSLVQWVRDNLGIIQDAKEIEPLARAVEDNGGAYFVPAFSGLFAPHWRPDARGALVGLTRYVRKEHIARAVLEATAYPSREVVEAMNNDSQQDLVELRVDGGMTANELLMQFQADQLGVPVIRPEITETTALGAAYAAGLAVGFWADLDEITRNWAEDKRWDPEGDREQQEKLFRNWGKAVTKSLDWVNEDVD; from the coding sequence ATGAGCGAACCGCAGTACGTGATGGCCATCGACCAGGGCACCACCAGCACCCGGGCCATCGTCTTCGACCACTCGGGCCACATCAAGGGCGTGGGCCAGTACGAGCACGAGCAGATCTTCCCGCGCGCGGGCTGGGTCGAGCACGATCCCCAGGAGATCTGGCGCAACACCCGCCGCTGCGTGGCGGACGCGCTCGCGGAGACCGAGCTGACCCGTGAGGACCTCGCCGCGGTGGGCATCACCAACCAGCGTGAGACCACCGTGGTGTGGGACAGGAACACGGGTGAGCCCGTGTACAACGCCATCGTGTGGCAGGACACCCGCACCCAGGACATCGTGGACGAGCTGGCACGGGACGGCGGCGAGGAGCGTTTCCGCGAGCTCACCGGTCTGCCCCTGGCCAGCTACTTCGCGGGCCCCAAGGTCAAGTGGATCCTGGACAACGTGGAGGGCGCACGGGAGAAGGCCGAGGCCGGGGACCTCATCTTCGGCACCACCGACAGCTGGCTCGTGTGGAACCTCACGGGCGGCACCCACGACGGCGTGCACGTCACGGACGTGACCAACGCGTCCCGCACGCTGCTCATGAACATCGACACGCTGGACTGGAACGAGGACCTCTGCGACACGCTGGGCATCCCCATGTCCATGCTCCCCGAGATCCGCTGCAGCTCCGAGGTCTACGGCAAGGGCCGCGCCCGCGGCTTCCTCAAGCAGGTCCCGATCGCGGGCATCCTGGGCGACCAGCAGGCCGCGATGTTCGGCCAGACGTGCTTCGAGCCCGGCATGGGCAAGAACACCTACGGCACGGGCAGCTTCCTGCTGATGAACGTGGGGGAGACCCCGGTGCGCTCGGACCACGGGCTCATCACCACGGTGTGCTACCAGATCGAGGGCGAGAAGCCGGTCTACGCCCTCGAGGGCTCGATCGCGGTCACGGGCTCGCTCGTGCAGTGGGTGCGGGACAACCTCGGGATCATCCAGGACGCCAAGGAGATCGAGCCGCTCGCGCGCGCCGTCGAGGACAACGGCGGGGCGTACTTCGTGCCCGCGTTCTCGGGCCTGTTCGCACCGCACTGGCGCCCGGACGCCCGTGGCGCCCTGGTGGGTCTGACCCGCTACGTGCGCAAGGAGCACATCGCCCGCGCCGTGCTGGAGGCCACCGCCTACCCGTCCCGCGAGGTGGTCGAGGCCATGAACAACGACTCGCAGCAGGACCTCGTGGAGCTGCGCGTGGACGGCGGCATGACGGCCAACGAGCTGCTCATGCAGTTCCAGGCGGACCAGCTGGGCGTGCCCGTGATCCGCCCCGAGATCACGGAGACCACCGCGCTGGGTGCCGCGTACGCGGCCGGTCTCGCGGTGGGCTTCTGGGCGGACCTGGACGAGATCACCCGGAACTGGGCCGAGGACAAGCGCTGGGATCCCGAGGGGGACCGCGAGCAGCAGGAGAAGCTGTTCCGCAACTGGGGCAAGGCCGTGACCAAGTCCCTGGACTGGGTGAACGAGGACGTCGACTGA
- a CDS encoding replication-associated recombination protein A: MSNSLFDLPDPLGGQPTTATEPARDTAGGRARSRAPLAVRMRPRTLDEVVGQKHLLRPGSPLRALVNGSSGPAAPSSVILWGPPGTGKTTIAQVIARGHGTTFVELSALTAGVKDVRRVMDEALTARDLHGRTTVLFLDEIHRFTKAQQDALLPGVENGWVILVAATTENPSFSVISPLLSRSLMLTLQPLERRDIGELLDRAVTDPRGLDGAVDLAPEAREHLLDVAGGDARKALTSLEAAAGVALSHAGGVVPGGADEHRPADEPSGEGGAARAETSGAEASGAGTARVGGAGSGAARSGAAAEHRSGSGESAPAADPSRGGDAEQPSGPAEAQGPGTRPVVTLEHAEEAVNRAAVRYDRQGDQHYDVVSAFIKSLRGSDVDAAMHYLARMIEAGEDPRFIARRLIISASEDIGMADPTALQTAVAAAQAVQLIGMPEGRIPLAQAVAHLATAPKSNASYLAVDAAIADVRAGRAGPVPPHLRDAHYPGAADLGHGHGYRYAHDAPNAVATQQYPPDELVGRDYYTPTPYGHEKQVSHRLEILRHMVRGGPDTP; encoded by the coding sequence GTGAGCAACTCCCTGTTCGACCTTCCGGACCCGCTCGGCGGCCAGCCCACGACCGCCACGGAGCCCGCCCGCGACACCGCCGGGGGGCGGGCCCGCTCCCGCGCCCCGCTCGCCGTGCGGATGCGCCCCCGCACCCTGGACGAGGTGGTCGGGCAGAAGCACCTGCTGCGCCCGGGCTCACCGCTGCGCGCCCTGGTCAACGGCAGCTCGGGGCCCGCCGCGCCCTCCTCCGTGATCCTGTGGGGACCGCCCGGCACGGGCAAGACCACCATCGCGCAGGTCATCGCCCGCGGGCACGGCACCACCTTCGTGGAGCTCTCGGCGCTCACCGCCGGCGTCAAGGACGTCCGCCGTGTCATGGACGAGGCGCTCACGGCCCGGGACCTGCACGGGCGCACCACGGTGCTGTTCCTTGACGAGATCCACCGCTTCACCAAGGCCCAGCAGGACGCCCTGCTGCCCGGGGTGGAAAACGGCTGGGTGATCCTGGTGGCCGCCACCACGGAGAACCCCTCCTTCTCCGTGATCTCCCCGCTGCTCTCGCGCTCGCTCATGCTCACCCTGCAGCCGCTGGAGCGCCGGGACATCGGCGAGCTGCTGGACCGTGCGGTCACGGACCCGCGCGGCCTGGACGGCGCCGTCGACCTGGCCCCCGAGGCCCGCGAGCACCTGCTGGACGTCGCCGGGGGAGACGCCCGCAAGGCGCTGACGTCCCTGGAGGCGGCGGCGGGGGTCGCGCTGTCCCACGCGGGCGGCGTCGTCCCCGGCGGGGCGGACGAGCACCGGCCCGCTGATGAGCCCTCGGGAGAGGGTGGCGCGGCGCGTGCCGAGACGTCTGGTGCCGAAGCGTCTGGCGCTGGGACGGCTCGTGTCGGTGGCGCTGGCTCCGGTGCCGCTCGCTCCGGTGCTGCGGCGGAGCACCGGAGCGGCTCGGGCGAGTCCGCCCCCGCAGCCGACCCGTCCCGCGGCGGGGATGCGGAGCAGCCCTCCGGTCCCGCTGAAGCGCAGGGGCCGGGCACGCGGCCCGTCGTGACCCTGGAGCACGCGGAGGAGGCCGTGAACCGGGCCGCCGTGCGCTACGACAGGCAGGGGGACCAGCACTACGACGTGGTCAGCGCATTCATCAAATCCCTGCGCGGCTCGGACGTGGACGCCGCGATGCACTACCTCGCCCGGATGATCGAGGCGGGGGAGGACCCCCGGTTCATCGCGCGCCGGCTGATCATCTCCGCGTCCGAGGACATCGGCATGGCCGACCCCACCGCTCTGCAGACCGCCGTGGCCGCGGCCCAGGCCGTGCAGCTGATCGGCATGCCCGAGGGGCGGATCCCGCTCGCACAGGCCGTGGCCCACCTCGCGACCGCACCCAAGTCCAACGCGTCCTACCTCGCGGTGGACGCCGCGATCGCCGACGTCCGCGCCGGACGCGCCGGGCCCGTGCCCCCGCACCTGCGGGACGCGCACTACCCCGGGGCCGCGGACCTCGGCCACGGGCACGGCTACCGCTACGCCCACGACGCCCCGAACGCCGTGGCCACCCAGCAGTACCCGCCGGACGAGCTCGTGGGCCGGGACTACTACACCCCTACCCCGTACGGCCACGAGAAGCAGGTCTCCCACCGTCTAGAGATCCTGCGCCACATGGTGCGCGGCGGCCCCGACACCCCCTGA
- a CDS encoding glycerol-3-phosphate dehydrogenase/oxidase — MPLTSLNAQQRNNDLRAMAEHPVDVLVIGGGITGAGIALDAATRGLSTAIIDAQDWAQGTSSRSSKLVHGGLRYLMQLNFALVAEALKERDLLMHRLAPHLVKPIQFMYPLTHKGWERPFVATGIGMYDTLAHVGAKAESLPIQRHLSAAGVRKTFPAMRDDAAVGAIAYWDGRVDDARLTLDLVRTAQRYGALAANRAAARNLVRDESGRVVGAHVEDLTTGETREVRAKVVISAAGVWTEPVQDLAQSETGLKVLASKGIHIVVPKERLDGSTGIILQTEKSVLFIIPWDNYWVIGTTDTPYERDLATPTATREDVEYVLEHANAILRDPLTVDDVIGTWAGLRPLVQPGTKGEATPSTKISREHSVVEAAPGLFTIAGGKLTTYRVMGKDAVDAAIGKKAAKENPSITEHVALLGAQGWSGLMNQSEHLAQRTGMEQVVVERLLNRYGDETLEMLDTVAEHPELGEPVPGAEQYLKVEIQRAATHEGALDLEDVMCRRTHLNYEQRDGGSAAAPEIARIMGDVLGWDEAERARQVDLYEQMRRAEHAALQENDEDTAQRLREGAGNPYPQQQG, encoded by the coding sequence GTGCCTCTGACCTCTTTGAACGCACAGCAGCGCAACAACGACCTCCGCGCGATGGCGGAGCACCCCGTCGACGTCCTGGTGATCGGCGGCGGCATCACGGGCGCCGGGATCGCCCTGGACGCCGCCACCCGTGGGCTCTCCACCGCCATCATCGACGCCCAGGACTGGGCCCAGGGCACCTCCTCGCGCTCCTCCAAACTGGTCCACGGCGGGCTGCGCTACCTCATGCAGCTCAACTTCGCCCTCGTGGCGGAGGCCCTCAAGGAGCGCGACCTCCTGATGCACCGGCTGGCCCCGCACCTGGTCAAGCCCATCCAGTTCATGTACCCGCTCACCCACAAGGGCTGGGAGCGCCCGTTCGTGGCCACCGGCATCGGCATGTACGACACCCTGGCCCACGTGGGCGCCAAGGCCGAGTCCCTGCCCATCCAGCGCCACCTCAGCGCCGCCGGGGTGCGCAAGACCTTCCCCGCCATGCGCGACGACGCCGCCGTGGGCGCCATCGCCTACTGGGACGGCCGCGTGGACGACGCCCGGCTGACCCTGGACCTCGTGCGCACCGCCCAGCGCTACGGCGCGCTCGCGGCCAACCGCGCCGCGGCCCGCAACCTCGTCCGGGACGAGTCCGGCCGCGTGGTCGGCGCCCACGTGGAGGACCTCACCACGGGCGAGACCCGCGAGGTGCGCGCCAAGGTCGTGATCTCCGCCGCCGGCGTGTGGACCGAGCCGGTCCAGGACCTCGCGCAGTCCGAGACCGGGCTGAAGGTGCTGGCGTCCAAGGGCATCCACATCGTGGTCCCCAAGGAGCGTCTGGACGGCTCCACCGGGATCATCCTGCAGACCGAGAAGTCCGTGCTGTTCATCATCCCGTGGGACAACTACTGGGTCATCGGCACCACGGACACCCCGTACGAGCGTGACCTCGCCACACCCACGGCCACCCGCGAGGACGTCGAGTACGTCCTGGAGCACGCCAACGCGATCCTGCGGGACCCGCTGACCGTGGACGACGTGATCGGCACGTGGGCCGGGCTGCGCCCGCTCGTGCAGCCGGGCACCAAGGGAGAGGCCACGCCCTCCACCAAGATCTCCCGCGAGCACTCCGTGGTGGAGGCCGCGCCCGGGCTGTTCACCATCGCCGGCGGCAAGCTGACCACCTACCGCGTGATGGGCAAGGACGCCGTGGACGCCGCCATCGGCAAGAAGGCCGCCAAGGAGAACCCGTCCATCACCGAGCACGTCGCGCTGCTGGGCGCCCAGGGCTGGTCCGGTCTGATGAACCAGTCCGAGCACCTCGCCCAGCGCACCGGGATGGAGCAGGTGGTCGTGGAGCGGCTGCTCAACCGCTACGGGGACGAGACCCTCGAGATGCTCGACACCGTGGCGGAGCACCCCGAGCTCGGTGAGCCCGTGCCGGGTGCCGAGCAGTACCTCAAGGTCGAGATCCAGCGGGCGGCCACGCACGAGGGCGCCCTGGACCTCGAGGACGTGATGTGCCGGCGCACCCACCTGAACTACGAGCAGCGCGACGGCGGCTCCGCCGCGGCCCCGGAGATCGCCCGCATCATGGGTGACGTCCTCGGCTGGGACGAGGCCGAGCGCGCACGCCAGGTCGATCTCTACGAGCAGATGCGCCGTGCCGAGCACGCCGCGCTGCAGGAGAACGACGAGGACACCGCCCAGCGGCTGCGCGAGGGCGCGGGAAACCCGTACCCGCAGCAGCAGGGCTGA
- a CDS encoding MFS transporter yields MALAGVVVTAFTLRLAVSGVSPVLGRITEDLHLSPAEAGVLAMMPSLGFALTGILTTLAMRRVGLEALLIISCALAAAGTVARALTTGDVGFVVLTFVTMCGLGMGNVVLPPVIKKYFPHRIAALSALYSMLLGMSTATAPFFAVPLADAAGWRVSVGSWAVFSLAALLPWLVLWVGARRGSRRPPAEQTPDLTVLPDAVVAPATTARVKPWHSRIGWGVVLMFTGTSANTFSMFLWLPRFLTDTGFSEHTAGLMLSYYAILAVPVSFAVPFLVRRFGNTVVLGLSTVALYALGYLAVLLWPHAQWGGFELIWVWITVFALAQASFPLSITLINARTRTTAGAGSLSGFGQGLGYLAGSLGPLAFGLLFGATGSWWPSFGYLWLMLLVLSGGILLTGRHRFMEDDAAR; encoded by the coding sequence GTGGCCCTGGCCGGTGTCGTTGTCACCGCCTTCACGCTGCGCCTCGCCGTCTCCGGGGTCTCACCCGTCCTCGGTCGCATCACTGAGGACCTGCACCTGAGCCCCGCTGAGGCGGGCGTGCTGGCGATGATGCCTTCCCTGGGCTTCGCGCTCACGGGAATCCTCACCACCCTGGCGATGCGCCGGGTGGGTCTCGAGGCCCTCCTGATCATCTCCTGCGCCCTCGCGGCCGCGGGCACCGTCGCGCGCGCCCTGACCACGGGCGACGTGGGCTTCGTGGTGCTCACGTTCGTGACCATGTGCGGACTGGGCATGGGCAACGTGGTGCTGCCACCCGTGATCAAGAAGTACTTCCCGCACCGGATCGCGGCGCTGTCCGCGCTCTACTCGATGCTGCTGGGCATGTCCACGGCCACCGCACCCTTCTTCGCGGTCCCGCTCGCCGACGCCGCCGGGTGGCGCGTGTCCGTGGGCTCGTGGGCGGTGTTCTCCCTGGCAGCCCTGCTCCCGTGGCTCGTGCTGTGGGTGGGTGCCCGCCGCGGTTCCCGCCGCCCGCCCGCCGAGCAGACCCCCGACCTCACGGTGCTGCCGGACGCGGTGGTGGCCCCGGCCACCACCGCGCGCGTCAAGCCGTGGCACTCGCGGATCGGCTGGGGCGTGGTGCTGATGTTCACGGGCACCTCCGCCAACACGTTCTCCATGTTCCTGTGGCTGCCGCGCTTCCTCACGGACACCGGTTTCTCGGAGCACACCGCCGGGCTGATGCTCTCCTACTACGCGATCCTCGCGGTGCCGGTGAGCTTCGCGGTGCCGTTCCTGGTGCGCCGCTTCGGGAACACCGTGGTGCTGGGGCTGAGCACGGTGGCCCTCTACGCCCTGGGCTACCTGGCGGTGCTGCTGTGGCCCCACGCGCAGTGGGGAGGCTTCGAGCTGATCTGGGTGTGGATCACGGTCTTCGCCCTGGCGCAGGCCTCTTTCCCGCTGTCCATCACGCTGATCAACGCGCGCACCCGCACGACCGCCGGGGCGGGCTCCCTCTCCGGCTTCGGCCAGGGGCTCGGCTACCTCGCCGGCTCCCTGGGTCCGCTCGCGTTCGGGCTGCTGTTCGGGGCCACCGGCTCGTGGTGGCCCTCGTTCGGGTACCTGTGGCTCATGCTCCTGGTGCTCAGCGGCGGCATCCTGCTCACCGGACGGCACCGTTTCATGGAGGACGACGCCGCCCGCTGA
- the rpsD gene encoding 30S ribosomal protein S4, translating into MSQNNSSRARRQVRKSRALGIALTPKAEKYFERRPYAPGEHGRARRKQDSDYKVRLTEKQRLRAQYNIREKQMHRAYVEAKRVEGQTGENLIALLETRLDALVLRAGFVRTMAAARQAVVHRHIMVDGQRVDRPSYRVRPGQMIHVHPRSEKMVPFQIAATGANQDVLPDTPPYLDVTIDRLQATLSRKPERSEVPVTCEEQLVVEYYARMA; encoded by the coding sequence TTGTCCCAGAACAACAGCTCCCGTGCGCGCCGCCAGGTGCGCAAGTCCCGCGCCCTCGGCATCGCGCTGACGCCGAAGGCCGAGAAGTACTTCGAGCGCCGCCCGTACGCACCCGGCGAGCACGGCCGTGCCCGCCGCAAGCAGGACTCCGACTACAAGGTGCGCCTGACCGAGAAGCAGCGGCTGCGCGCGCAGTACAACATCCGCGAGAAGCAGATGCACCGCGCCTACGTGGAGGCCAAGCGCGTCGAGGGCCAGACCGGTGAGAACCTCATCGCCCTGCTCGAGACCCGCCTGGACGCCCTCGTGCTGCGCGCGGGCTTCGTCCGCACGATGGCCGCGGCCCGCCAGGCCGTGGTGCACCGCCACATCATGGTGGACGGCCAGCGCGTGGACCGTCCCTCGTACCGCGTGCGCCCGGGTCAGATGATCCACGTGCACCCGCGCTCCGAGAAGATGGTGCCGTTCCAGATCGCCGCGACCGGTGCGAACCAGGACGTCCTGCCGGACACCCCGCCGTACCTCGACGTGACGATCGACCGGCTGCAGGCCACGCTCTCGCGCAAGCCGGAGCGCTCCGAGGTCCCCGTGACCTGCGAGGAGCAGCTCGTGGTCGAGTACTACGCACGCATGGCCTGA